One Streptomyces sp. SAI-135 DNA segment encodes these proteins:
- a CDS encoding LacI family DNA-binding transcriptional regulator: MPASTPRTPTGPGAPATIADVAREAGVSKTTASDALRGHGRVSDATRRAVLDAARRLGYTPNRSARSLRTSVTETIALHIPEFLTSAEYYMAFVFGVAEQAARAGLNVTLVSSGRLPQVDGVILCDPMPDNPVVDRLMKAGLPVVTAERYGGDGRPAGVIWSDHETSLTELLDHLRARGAHRPAFIASDTTADWALTLQRTYARWCHAHGVQDLLRKASFGASPEVLRSVVRELLAEVPGTDAIVCAADGAAAAVLPEIRSAGRVVGEDLLLASCVDSLAMRTAEPPITAIDLRPRHMGAECVRLLCEILAGETKAGTARTLAIETTVRASTRS; this comes from the coding sequence GTGCCGGCCAGCACCCCCCGCACCCCGACCGGACCGGGCGCGCCCGCCACCATCGCCGACGTCGCGCGGGAAGCGGGCGTCTCCAAGACCACCGCGTCGGACGCGCTGCGCGGCCACGGCCGGGTGTCCGACGCGACCCGCCGGGCCGTCCTGGACGCGGCCCGGCGCCTCGGATACACCCCCAACCGCAGCGCGCGCAGCCTGCGCACCTCCGTGACGGAGACCATCGCGCTGCACATCCCGGAGTTCCTCACCAGCGCCGAGTACTACATGGCGTTCGTGTTCGGGGTCGCCGAGCAGGCCGCGCGGGCCGGGCTGAACGTGACCCTGGTGTCCTCCGGCCGCCTCCCGCAGGTCGACGGGGTGATCCTGTGCGACCCGATGCCGGACAACCCGGTCGTGGACCGGCTGATGAAGGCGGGGCTGCCGGTCGTCACGGCCGAGCGCTACGGCGGCGACGGCCGGCCCGCCGGGGTGATCTGGTCCGACCACGAGACCTCGCTGACCGAACTCCTGGACCACCTGCGGGCGAGGGGCGCCCACCGGCCCGCGTTCATCGCCTCCGACACCACCGCCGACTGGGCCCTCACGCTCCAGCGCACCTACGCGCGCTGGTGCCACGCGCACGGTGTCCAAGACCTGCTGCGCAAAGCCTCGTTCGGCGCCTCACCCGAGGTGCTCCGGTCCGTCGTGCGGGAGTTGCTCGCCGAAGTGCCCGGCACGGACGCGATCGTGTGTGCCGCCGACGGGGCCGCGGCGGCCGTCCTGCCCGAGATCCGGTCGGCGGGCCGGGTCGTGGGCGAGGACCTGCTGCTGGCGTCCTGCGTCGACAGCCTGGCGATGCGGACCGCGGAACCGCCGATCACGGCGATCGACCTGAGGCCCCGTCACATGGGCGCGGAATGCGTCCGGTTGCTCTGCGAGATCCTCGCCGGCGAGACGAAGGCCGGCACCGCCCGCACCCTGGCCATCGAGACGACCGTGCGGGCGTCGACGCGTTCGTGA
- a CDS encoding LacI family DNA-binding transcriptional regulator, with protein sequence MTPSAAEGAVPKGRSRRNFAGSRPVMDDVARLAGVSKQTVSRVLNEHPSVRPETREAVLTAMRSLGYRPSRSARSLASGRTRMLGVISFDAARYGPAAILTAINTAAQQAGYLLSSISLDSAEHDTVVEAVDRLRAEGADGVIAIAPQLWVGHALADTRLDTPLVVLENGFDPESERVTGDSREGARKATEHLLGLGHPTVWHIAGPSGWTSADQRLASWRSTLEAAGAPVPEPLFGDWSADSGYHLGRRLARRGDVTAVFASNDQMALGVLHAFHEAGRPVPGEVSVVGYDDIPEAAHLLPPLTTVRTDFAEIGTRSLRLLLSRIDDSAEPPRPASLVPVDLVIRASSGPAPGR encoded by the coding sequence ATGACCCCAAGCGCCGCCGAGGGAGCCGTGCCGAAGGGGCGCAGCCGACGCAACTTCGCCGGCTCGCGCCCGGTGATGGACGACGTGGCCCGGCTCGCCGGTGTCTCCAAGCAGACCGTGTCCCGGGTGCTCAACGAGCATCCGTCCGTCCGCCCCGAGACCCGCGAGGCGGTCCTGACGGCCATGCGGAGCCTCGGCTACCGGCCCAGCCGCAGCGCCCGCTCGCTGGCCAGCGGACGGACCCGGATGCTCGGGGTCATCAGCTTCGACGCGGCCCGCTACGGACCGGCCGCGATCCTGACCGCGATCAACACCGCCGCGCAGCAGGCGGGTTATCTGCTCAGCTCCATCTCCCTGGACTCGGCCGAGCACGACACGGTAGTCGAGGCCGTCGACCGGCTCCGCGCCGAGGGCGCGGACGGGGTGATCGCCATCGCCCCGCAGCTGTGGGTCGGCCACGCCCTGGCGGACACCCGTCTGGACACCCCGCTGGTGGTGCTGGAGAACGGCTTCGACCCCGAGAGCGAGCGGGTCACCGGGGACTCACGGGAGGGTGCCCGCAAAGCCACCGAGCATCTGCTGGGGCTCGGCCACCCCACTGTCTGGCACATCGCCGGACCGAGCGGCTGGACCTCCGCCGACCAGCGCCTGGCGAGCTGGCGCTCCACGCTGGAGGCGGCCGGGGCACCCGTGCCCGAGCCCCTGTTCGGCGACTGGAGCGCCGACTCCGGCTACCACCTCGGGCGCCGGCTGGCCCGGCGCGGGGACGTCACCGCTGTGTTCGCGTCCAACGACCAGATGGCCCTCGGGGTCCTGCACGCCTTCCACGAGGCGGGCCGTCCGGTGCCGGGCGAGGTCAGCGTGGTGGGGTACGACGACATCCCCGAGGCCGCGCATCTGCTGCCGCCGCTGACGACCGTGCGCACGGACTTCGCGGAGATCGGCACCCGTTCGCTGCGGCTCCTGCTGAGCCGGATCGACGACTCGGCCGAGCCGCCCCGTCCCGCTTCCCTCGTCCCCGTCGACCTCGTGATCCGTGCCAGCAGCGGGCCGGCTCCGGGACGCTGA
- a CDS encoding beta-galactosidase: MPQPHHVRLPSPAGPPLTGHLPFADAPGVPDPIAVTSRWLTRGGRPWFPVSGEFHYSRCPAGEWEEELLKMKAGGVTAVASYVIWIHHEETEGRVRFDGDLDLRRFAELCARHGLDFVPRIGPWSHAEVRGGGLPDWVLARDCVPRTDDPAYLAAVRPWFTAIAEQLAGLDRAHGGPVVAIQIENELYDQPGHLLTLKRMAQEAGLSAPLWTATAWGGVRLPPDELLPLYGGYTEAFWTEADGGWPDTCRKHFFFTHQRDDEGIGSDLRPVRVRGSEPDAFADRFPWATCELGGGMAVSYHRRPYVGPDDIGALGLTKIGCGSVWQGYYMFHGGTNPAGELSTLQESHATGYPNDLPVLTYDFQAPLGEYGQYRRTYHELRLQHLLLADFGQVIAPMESTLPERRPDGQFDRETLRWAVRGDGTSGFLFVNNHQPHEQLPEHPETSFTVAFASGGDELALPSAPVTVPSGAYFCWPLRLDVAGLRLEWATAQPVCTVDVDGRTVLVLAATDGIAPELALDAATVSAVRTPTGTVTPAGGRLLVTGLRPGTDALVEVDTADGGRAGLLVLDAATARTVYRGEAWGAERLVLSGDGVVFDRDEVRLHGSGAATSFAVLPAPGRPPVVDGVTAQAVADGVFVRYRVPAAASAVQESAPEVTLVRAAGPAPETVTGVQGRASAPADKYFDTVAAEYRVGVPDGLPPGTLLRLHWHGDVGRAYVGDTLVADQFWAGRVWDIGLDRLPADALRAEGLRLRVLPLHAEAPVRLPEQARGERGTAAVTRAEWITRHTRSVLAG; the protein is encoded by the coding sequence ATGCCCCAGCCGCACCACGTGCGCCTCCCCTCCCCCGCCGGGCCCCCGCTGACCGGCCACCTGCCCTTCGCGGACGCCCCCGGGGTGCCCGACCCGATCGCGGTCACCAGCCGCTGGCTCACCCGCGGCGGCCGCCCCTGGTTCCCGGTCTCGGGTGAGTTCCACTACTCCCGCTGCCCCGCCGGGGAGTGGGAGGAGGAACTGCTGAAGATGAAGGCGGGCGGGGTCACGGCCGTCGCCAGTTACGTCATCTGGATCCACCACGAGGAGACCGAGGGGCGCGTCCGCTTCGACGGCGACCTCGACCTGCGCCGCTTCGCCGAGCTGTGCGCCCGGCACGGGCTGGACTTCGTCCCGCGCATCGGCCCCTGGTCGCACGCGGAGGTCCGCGGCGGCGGGCTGCCCGACTGGGTGCTGGCCCGCGACTGCGTGCCCCGCACCGACGATCCCGCGTACCTGGCGGCCGTACGCCCGTGGTTCACGGCGATCGCCGAACAGCTGGCGGGTCTGGACCGGGCCCACGGCGGCCCGGTCGTGGCCATCCAGATCGAGAACGAGCTCTACGACCAGCCCGGCCATCTGCTGACCCTGAAGCGGATGGCCCAGGAGGCCGGCCTCAGCGCGCCCCTGTGGACCGCGACCGCCTGGGGCGGTGTCCGGCTCCCGCCGGACGAACTGCTTCCGCTGTACGGCGGCTACACCGAGGCGTTCTGGACCGAGGCCGACGGCGGCTGGCCCGACACCTGCCGCAAGCACTTCTTCTTCACCCACCAGCGCGACGACGAGGGCATCGGGTCCGACCTGCGCCCGGTGCGGGTGCGCGGCAGCGAGCCCGACGCGTTCGCGGACCGATTCCCCTGGGCCACCTGCGAGTTGGGCGGCGGCATGGCGGTGTCCTACCACCGTCGGCCGTACGTCGGCCCCGACGACATCGGTGCCCTCGGCCTCACCAAGATCGGCTGCGGCTCGGTCTGGCAGGGCTACTACATGTTCCACGGCGGCACCAACCCCGCCGGTGAGCTCAGCACGCTCCAGGAGTCGCACGCCACCGGCTACCCGAACGACCTGCCCGTCCTGACGTACGACTTCCAGGCACCGCTCGGCGAGTACGGCCAGTACCGGCGGACCTATCACGAACTGCGCCTCCAGCACTTGCTGCTGGCGGACTTCGGCCAGGTGATCGCACCGATGGAGTCCACGTTGCCCGAGCGGCGGCCGGACGGGCAGTTCGACCGGGAGACCCTGCGCTGGGCGGTGCGCGGTGACGGCACCTCGGGCTTCCTGTTCGTCAACAACCACCAGCCGCACGAACAGCTCCCGGAGCACCCGGAGACCTCGTTCACGGTCGCCTTCGCGTCCGGCGGGGACGAGTTGGCGCTGCCCAGCGCTCCCGTCACGGTTCCCAGCGGCGCCTACTTCTGCTGGCCGCTGCGTCTCGACGTGGCCGGTCTGCGGCTGGAGTGGGCCACCGCGCAGCCGGTGTGCACGGTCGACGTCGACGGCCGTACGGTCCTGGTGCTGGCCGCCACGGACGGTATCGCGCCCGAACTCGCCCTGGACGCGGCCACGGTGTCGGCCGTACGCACGCCCACCGGGACTGTCACCCCGGCCGGGGGCCGGCTGCTGGTGACCGGACTGCGCCCCGGCACCGACGCCCTCGTGGAGGTGGACACCGCCGACGGCGGGAGGGCCGGCCTGCTGGTGCTGGACGCGGCGACGGCCCGCACCGTCTACCGGGGCGAGGCCTGGGGCGCCGAGCGGCTGGTCCTGAGCGGGGACGGGGTGGTCTTCGACCGGGACGAGGTACGGCTGCACGGTTCGGGTGCGGCGACGTCGTTCGCGGTGCTGCCCGCGCCCGGGCGGCCGCCGGTGGTGGACGGGGTGACGGCACAGGCGGTCGCGGACGGGGTGTTCGTCCGCTACCGGGTCCCGGCCGCCGCGTCGGCCGTCCAGGAGTCCGCACCCGAGGTCACCCTCGTGCGGGCCGCCGGACCCGCCCCGGAGACCGTCACCGGCGTCCAGGGCCGGGCGAGCGCACCGGCCGACAAGTACTTCGACACCGTGGCCGCCGAATACCGGGTCGGCGTCCCGGACGGGCTGCCGCCCGGGACGCTCCTGCGGCTGCACTGGCACGGGGACGTGGGGCGGGCGTACGTGGGGGACACACTGGTCGCCGACCAGTTCTGGGCGGGACGGGTCTGGGACATCGGCCTGGACCGGCTGCCCGCGGACGCGCTGCGCGCCGAGGGCCTGCGGCTGCGGGTGCTGCCGCTGCACGCCGAGGCGCCGGTCCGTCTGCCGGAGCAGGCACGGGGCGAGCGGGGGACCGCAGCCGTCACCCGCGCCGAGTGGATCACCCGGCACACCCGGTCGGTCCTGGCGGGCTGA
- a CDS encoding beta-galactosidase family protein — MPALTTSSDGFLLHGEPFRIISGALHYFRVHPDQWADRLRKARLMGLNSVETYLPWNLHEPEPGRLVLDGFLDLPRWLRLAQDEGLHVLLRPGPFICAEWDDGGLPAWLLADPGIRPRSSDPRFTAAFDGYLDRLLPALRPFMAAHGGPVIAVQVENEYGAYGDDTAYLKHVHRALRDRGVEELLYTCDQANAGHLAAGSLPGTLATVTFGSRAEENLAALRAHQPQGPLMCAEFWIGWFDHWGGPHHVRSAADAAADLDRLLSAGASVNIYMFHGGTNFGFTNGANHKHAYEPTVTSYDYDAPLTESGDPGPKYHAFREVIARHTGLPRQPLPSPAPKLPLTEVDLDHRAALLPYLRGLPSTDTGTPVTMNQLGVHTGYVLYRTALPGSGDGLLHFPGGVGDRAQVFVDGAPAGVLERERHDETLAVRVPHAGAILEVLVENMGGVNYGPRIGAPKGLLGPVSFQGAELRGWECRAVPLDDLAAVPFGPSGATTDAAPAFHQGTFEVADPADTFLSLAGWTKGQAWINGFHLGRYWNRGPQRTLYVPAPVLRPGANDLVLLELHATTGTRALLTGTPDLGPETD; from the coding sequence ATGCCCGCTCTGACGACGTCCTCTGACGGTTTCCTGCTGCACGGCGAGCCGTTCCGGATCATCTCCGGGGCCCTGCACTACTTCCGCGTCCACCCCGACCAGTGGGCCGACCGGCTGCGCAAGGCACGGCTGATGGGCCTCAACAGCGTCGAGACGTATCTGCCGTGGAACCTCCACGAACCCGAGCCCGGCCGTCTCGTCCTGGACGGCTTCCTCGATCTGCCCCGCTGGCTGCGCCTCGCCCAGGACGAGGGCCTGCACGTCCTGTTGCGCCCCGGGCCCTTCATCTGCGCCGAGTGGGACGACGGCGGTCTGCCCGCCTGGCTGCTCGCGGACCCCGGCATCAGGCCGCGCAGCAGCGACCCGCGGTTCACGGCGGCGTTCGACGGCTACCTGGACCGACTGCTGCCCGCACTGCGCCCGTTCATGGCCGCGCACGGCGGTCCGGTGATCGCCGTGCAGGTGGAGAACGAGTACGGGGCGTACGGCGACGACACCGCGTATCTCAAGCACGTCCACCGGGCGCTGCGCGACCGCGGGGTCGAGGAGCTGCTGTACACCTGCGACCAGGCGAATGCCGGGCACCTGGCGGCCGGCTCCCTGCCGGGCACGCTCGCCACGGTCACCTTCGGCAGCCGGGCCGAGGAGAACCTGGCCGCCCTGCGCGCCCATCAGCCGCAAGGCCCGCTGATGTGCGCGGAGTTCTGGATCGGCTGGTTCGACCACTGGGGCGGCCCGCACCACGTGCGGTCGGCCGCCGACGCCGCCGCCGACCTGGACCGCCTGCTGTCGGCCGGCGCCTCGGTCAACATCTACATGTTCCACGGCGGCACCAACTTCGGCTTCACCAACGGCGCCAACCACAAGCACGCCTACGAGCCCACCGTCACGTCCTACGACTACGACGCCCCGCTCACCGAGAGCGGCGACCCGGGCCCCAAGTACCACGCGTTCCGCGAGGTGATCGCCCGTCACACGGGCTTGCCCCGGCAGCCGTTGCCGTCCCCGGCGCCCAAACTCCCGCTCACCGAGGTCGACCTGGACCACCGGGCGGCACTCCTGCCGTACCTGCGCGGGCTGCCGTCGACGGACACCGGGACACCGGTGACGATGAACCAGCTGGGCGTGCACACCGGTTACGTGCTCTACCGCACCGCGCTTCCCGGCTCCGGCGACGGTCTGCTGCACTTCCCGGGCGGGGTCGGGGACCGCGCCCAGGTCTTCGTGGACGGCGCCCCGGCCGGCGTACTGGAGCGTGAGCGGCACGACGAGACCCTTGCCGTACGGGTGCCGCACGCCGGTGCGATCCTGGAGGTCCTGGTCGAGAACATGGGCGGGGTCAACTACGGTCCCCGCATCGGGGCGCCCAAGGGACTGCTCGGCCCGGTGTCCTTCCAGGGCGCCGAACTGCGCGGATGGGAGTGCCGGGCCGTGCCCCTGGACGACCTGGCCGCCGTGCCGTTCGGCCCGTCCGGGGCCACCACGGACGCGGCGCCCGCCTTCCACCAGGGCACCTTCGAGGTGGCGGACCCGGCGGACACCTTCCTGTCCCTGGCCGGCTGGACCAAGGGCCAGGCCTGGATCAACGGCTTCCACCTCGGCCGCTACTGGAACCGGGGCCCGCAGCGCACGCTGTACGTCCCCGCCCCCGTGCTGCGCCCCGGCGCCAACGACCTGGTGCTGCTGGAGCTGCACGCCACCACCGGCACGCGTGCCCTGCTCACCGGCACGCCCGACCTCGGACCGGAGACCGACTGA
- a CDS encoding MFS transporter, translated as MSSTLAPARTPVFSPAAVVASCVGFVLIGALQALYGPAIPAFREEFGLSPSAAGLGLSAHFVGGVAGVLLFDRLFGRIGNRRILGASYLLMALGAAGFALAPNWPAALTAALLAGLGFGGVDYGLNQLFAVGFGHRSTAMLNILNAHFGVGAVLGPALIGAVGAEHYPAVFLGFALVDLPLLLCLKGVRDQAPQPSGTVPGTPRVLGRSLASVLCVFVALYVLNVGIEAGVGGWEPTHLETVGYGAGVAATATSVYWLMMTVGRFLVAPIALRFSAQTIVTVSCAGMTACLLLASVRELAPYAYAGVGLFIAPIFPTGLPWLHRAAPGARRAGALVIAASMIGGVAAGPTLGKAIEWSGIRAVPLLLSGVSALCLAATLWLVRGTRTH; from the coding sequence ATGTCCTCGACACTGGCACCCGCGCGCACTCCGGTCTTCAGCCCGGCCGCAGTGGTCGCCTCGTGCGTCGGTTTCGTGCTCATCGGCGCCCTCCAAGCGCTGTACGGCCCGGCGATCCCCGCGTTCCGCGAGGAGTTCGGCCTGTCCCCCTCCGCGGCCGGGCTCGGACTGAGCGCCCACTTCGTGGGCGGGGTGGCGGGTGTCCTGCTCTTCGACCGGCTCTTCGGCCGGATCGGCAACCGGCGGATCCTGGGCGCCTCGTACCTGCTGATGGCGCTCGGCGCGGCGGGTTTCGCGCTCGCCCCGAACTGGCCCGCCGCCCTGACCGCCGCACTGCTCGCCGGTCTCGGCTTCGGCGGCGTCGACTACGGCCTGAACCAGCTGTTCGCGGTCGGCTTCGGTCACCGTTCCACCGCCATGCTGAACATCCTCAACGCGCACTTCGGGGTGGGCGCCGTCCTCGGTCCGGCGCTGATCGGCGCGGTCGGGGCCGAGCACTATCCGGCGGTCTTCCTCGGCTTCGCTCTCGTCGACCTGCCGTTGCTGCTGTGCCTGAAGGGCGTGCGGGACCAGGCCCCGCAGCCGTCCGGCACGGTTCCCGGCACACCCCGCGTCCTCGGCCGCAGCCTGGCCTCCGTGCTCTGCGTGTTCGTCGCGCTGTACGTCCTGAACGTGGGCATCGAAGCGGGCGTCGGCGGCTGGGAACCCACCCATCTGGAGACCGTCGGATACGGCGCCGGGGTGGCCGCGACCGCCACCTCCGTCTACTGGCTGATGATGACCGTGGGCCGCTTCCTGGTCGCCCCGATCGCCCTGCGCTTCTCGGCGCAGACCATCGTCACCGTGTCCTGCGCGGGCATGACGGCCTGTCTGCTCCTCGCGTCCGTGCGGGAGTTGGCGCCCTACGCGTACGCGGGTGTCGGTCTGTTCATCGCGCCGATCTTCCCCACCGGCCTGCCCTGGCTGCACCGGGCGGCCCCCGGCGCCCGACGGGCCGGTGCCCTGGTCATCGCCGCCTCGATGATCGGCGGCGTGGCGGCGGGACCCACGCTGGGCAAGGCCATCGAGTGGTCCGGGATCCGGGCCGTCCCCCTCCTGCTCAGCGGAGTCTCGGCACTGTGCCTGGCCGCGACGCTCTGGCTCGTCCGCGGCACCCGAACCCACTGA
- a CDS encoding PAS domain-containing protein, with protein sequence MEAERDAIIAALRPVVDGIAATFGPVCEVVLHDYRRPENSVVAIAGSVTGRTVGGAMSEIGLRMVARGDEAADELNYLTRTGTGKLVKSSTMLLRDSSGAVFGALCVNVDVTAASEVHALLGALAGIGTAPEEPPVTTFGDDIDSVVDVMLDAHRHQSWALLDRAGRLDLFRSLDERGVFAVRRAIEQVAGRLGISRASAYSYLSQSRKQANTGGHS encoded by the coding sequence ATGGAGGCCGAGCGGGACGCGATCATCGCCGCGCTCAGACCGGTCGTCGACGGGATCGCGGCGACCTTCGGGCCGGTGTGTGAGGTGGTGCTGCACGACTACCGGCGACCGGAGAACTCGGTGGTGGCCATCGCTGGCTCGGTGACCGGGCGCACGGTGGGCGGGGCGATGAGCGAGATCGGCCTGCGGATGGTGGCCCGGGGCGACGAGGCCGCCGACGAGCTGAACTACCTCACGCGGACCGGCACCGGCAAGCTCGTCAAGTCGTCGACGATGCTGCTGCGGGACTCCTCGGGCGCGGTCTTCGGCGCGTTGTGCGTCAATGTCGACGTCACCGCGGCGAGCGAGGTCCACGCCCTGCTGGGAGCCCTGGCCGGGATCGGCACCGCCCCCGAGGAACCGCCCGTGACCACCTTCGGTGACGACATCGACTCCGTCGTCGACGTCATGCTCGACGCGCACCGGCACCAGTCGTGGGCGCTGCTCGACCGCGCCGGACGCCTCGACCTGTTCCGCAGCCTGGACGAGCGGGGCGTGTTCGCGGTCCGGCGGGCGATCGAGCAGGTGGCCGGACGGCTCGGCATCTCCCGTGCCTCCGCCTACAGCTATCTGTCCCAGTCCCGGAAACAGGCGAACACCGGAGGCCACTCGTGA
- a CDS encoding pyridoxal-phosphate dependent enzyme has product MTTTIPPVTLDDVRDAAARLQGVAHRTPVLRSRTLDARVGAEVLLKCENFQRVGAFKFRGAYNAASRLTPEQLARGIAAYSSGNHAQAVALAARELGTTAVIVMPEDAPASKRAATEGYGAEIVTYDRYTGDREAIAEALAAERGLALIPPYEHPHVIAGQGTAALELLEETGELGALLTPVGGGGLMAGSATAAKGLYPGIRMIGVEPEAGDDTLRSLAAGRRISIPVPKTIADGQALRTPGELTFSVNRRLVDEIALVSDDEIRAATRFAFERLKIVVEPSGATPLAALLSGRVRGLPDRIGVIVSGGNVDADRFARLCAGGD; this is encoded by the coding sequence GTGACGACCACCATCCCACCGGTCACCCTGGACGACGTCCGGGACGCGGCCGCCCGGCTCCAGGGCGTCGCCCACCGCACACCGGTGCTGCGCTCCCGCACCCTCGACGCGAGGGTCGGCGCCGAGGTGCTCCTCAAGTGCGAGAACTTCCAGCGGGTCGGCGCCTTCAAGTTCCGCGGCGCCTACAACGCGGCCTCCCGGCTGACCCCGGAGCAGCTGGCCCGGGGCATCGCCGCCTACTCCTCCGGGAACCACGCCCAGGCCGTCGCCCTGGCCGCCCGCGAACTCGGGACCACGGCGGTGATCGTCATGCCCGAGGACGCCCCCGCCTCCAAGCGGGCGGCCACCGAGGGCTACGGCGCCGAGATCGTCACGTACGACCGCTACACCGGGGACCGGGAGGCCATCGCCGAGGCCCTGGCCGCCGAGCGGGGCCTGGCCCTCATCCCGCCGTACGAACACCCGCACGTGATCGCGGGGCAGGGCACGGCCGCCCTGGAACTCCTGGAGGAGACGGGGGAGTTGGGGGCGTTGCTCACGCCGGTCGGCGGCGGCGGGCTGATGGCGGGGAGCGCGACCGCGGCCAAGGGCCTGTATCCGGGCATCCGCATGATCGGGGTGGAACCGGAGGCCGGCGACGACACCCTGCGGTCCCTGGCGGCGGGGCGACGCATCAGCATCCCGGTGCCGAAGACCATCGCGGACGGACAGGCCCTGCGCACACCCGGCGAGCTGACCTTCTCGGTGAACCGGCGGCTGGTCGACGAGATCGCGCTGGTCTCCGACGACGAGATCCGCGCGGCCACGCGCTTCGCCTTCGAGCGACTGAAGATCGTCGTCGAGCCGAGCGGCGCGACTCCGCTGGCCGCCCTGCTCAGCGGCCGGGTCAGGGGCCTCCCGGACCGGATCGGGGTGATCGTCTCCGGCGGCAATGTCGACGCGGACCGCTTCGCCCGGCTCTGCGCGGGCGGGGACTGA
- a CDS encoding cupin domain-containing protein has protein sequence MFEVKTTDKPDERRDFPRGHLEAVHMSGLDFAVGTFEPGWRWSESVAPIAGTQSCEVHHNGYVVSGRMHITMDEGGEGEVGPGDVFVVSPGHDAWVVGDEQCVVYDFAGGMAKDYAKGK, from the coding sequence ATGTTTGAGGTGAAGACGACCGACAAGCCGGACGAGCGCCGGGACTTCCCGCGGGGCCACCTCGAAGCGGTCCACATGAGCGGACTGGACTTCGCCGTGGGCACCTTCGAGCCCGGCTGGCGCTGGTCCGAGTCCGTGGCGCCCATCGCGGGCACCCAGAGCTGCGAGGTCCACCACAACGGCTACGTGGTCTCGGGCCGCATGCACATCACCATGGACGAGGGCGGCGAGGGTGAAGTGGGCCCCGGCGACGTCTTCGTGGTGTCACCCGGGCACGACGCCTGGGTCGTCGGTGACGAGCAGTGTGTGGTGTACGACTTCGCGGGTGGCATGGCGAAGGACTACGCGAAGGGCAAGTGA
- a CDS encoding NAD(P)-dependent alcohol dehydrogenase has product MKAVVQDRYGSADTLELREVEQPVPAADEVLVRVHAASVNAYDWHYLRGDPKIARLAFGLRAPKVRIRGRDFAGRVEAVGAQVKGLHPGDEVYGEADGTFAEFVCAKDSRTDLKPAAFSFEQAAAMPVAANTALIGLRDVAGVRAGQSVLVNGASGGVGTFAVQLAKAFGAEVTGVCSARNVELVGSLGADQIIDYTREDFTRAGRRYDVVLDLVGNRSLGELRRATAPAGTVVLSGGGVYEGGSVLGPVWLTLRGTLLSPFVRQRVLQLPARARKENLTALRELAEAGEIAPAVERTYPLDRAAEAIRHLEVEHARAKIVVTVPEVTPRDGSDEPHLPFA; this is encoded by the coding sequence ATGAAGGCAGTCGTCCAGGACCGGTACGGCTCGGCGGACACACTGGAGCTGAGGGAGGTCGAGCAGCCCGTGCCGGCCGCCGACGAGGTGCTCGTGCGCGTGCACGCGGCCTCGGTCAACGCCTACGACTGGCACTACCTCCGCGGCGACCCGAAGATCGCCCGACTGGCGTTCGGACTGCGCGCGCCGAAGGTGCGGATCCGGGGCCGGGACTTCGCGGGCCGCGTCGAGGCCGTCGGCGCCCAGGTCAAGGGCCTGCACCCCGGGGACGAGGTGTACGGCGAGGCGGACGGGACCTTCGCCGAGTTCGTGTGCGCCAAGGACAGCCGGACGGACCTCAAGCCCGCCGCCTTCTCGTTCGAGCAGGCGGCCGCGATGCCGGTGGCCGCGAACACCGCGCTCATCGGACTGCGGGACGTGGCCGGGGTCCGGGCCGGCCAGTCCGTCCTGGTGAACGGCGCGTCGGGCGGGGTGGGGACCTTCGCCGTGCAGCTCGCCAAAGCCTTCGGCGCCGAGGTGACCGGCGTGTGCAGTGCGCGCAACGTCGAGCTCGTCGGCTCGCTCGGCGCGGACCAGATCATCGACTACACCCGGGAGGACTTCACCCGCGCCGGACGCCGCTACGACGTGGTGCTGGACCTGGTGGGCAATCGTTCACTGGGCGAGCTGCGGCGGGCGACGGCTCCCGCCGGCACGGTCGTGCTGTCCGGCGGGGGCGTGTACGAGGGCGGCAGCGTCCTCGGTCCCGTGTGGCTCACGCTGCGCGGAACGCTCCTCTCCCCCTTCGTGCGCCAGCGCGTGCTCCAGCTTCCGGCCAGGGCGCGCAAGGAGAACCTCACGGCCCTGCGCGAACTCGCCGAGGCAGGCGAGATCGCGCCGGCCGTCGAGCGGACGTATCCGCTGGACCGGGCGGCCGAGGCCATCCGGCATCTGGAGGTGGAGCACGCCCGCGCGAAGATCGTCGTCACGGTGCCGGAGGTGACACCACGGGACGGGTCGGACGAGCCTCACTTGCCCTTCGCGTAG